In Halomonas alkalicola, the following proteins share a genomic window:
- a CDS encoding META domain-containing protein — translation MRKQYSLTALLVGSLTLAGCAGFEAASDGDSVNEPLENTYWKLLTVGEREVVAIDEAREAHLVLHAEESRLAGSTGCNRMMGEYERDGDRLTFGRVATTVMACPGAAMALERELLDALGEVAGWQVDGETLTLVDDEGESRAHFEAVHLY, via the coding sequence ATGAGAAAACAGTATTCGCTTACGGCCCTGCTGGTCGGCTCACTGACCCTGGCCGGTTGCGCCGGGTTTGAGGCGGCCTCGGATGGCGACAGCGTCAACGAGCCCCTGGAGAACACCTACTGGAAGCTGCTGACCGTGGGTGAGCGCGAGGTGGTGGCCATCGATGAGGCGCGGGAGGCGCATCTGGTGCTGCATGCCGAGGAGTCTCGCCTGGCAGGCTCCACGGGCTGCAACCGCATGATGGGCGAGTATGAGCGCGACGGCGACCGGTTAACGTTCGGCCGAGTGGCCACCACCGTGATGGCCTGTCCCGGCGCGGCGATGGCACTCGAACGCGAGCTGCTCGATGCCCTCGGGGAGGTTGCCGGCTGGCAGGTCGATGGCGAGACCCTGACCCTCGTCGACGACGAGGGCGAGTCACGTGCCCACTTCGAGGCCGTACATCTCTACTGA
- a CDS encoding putative zinc-binding protein, which yields MSRPASKPRTLVYSCSGCSDVAQLANDVALRLDRGGVAEMSCIAGVGGGVPGLVRTARSGRPIVAIDGCQMHCASHCLTRAGVIPTEHVRLYERGLRKRRGHFYDEATVAEVASDVGELIARLPMDAESRVAEQTT from the coding sequence ATGTCCCGACCCGCGAGCAAGCCCCGCACCCTGGTCTACTCCTGCTCCGGCTGCTCCGACGTGGCCCAGCTCGCCAACGACGTGGCGCTGCGCCTCGACCGCGGCGGCGTGGCCGAGATGTCCTGCATCGCCGGCGTCGGCGGCGGGGTGCCTGGCCTGGTGCGTACCGCCCGCTCCGGGCGCCCTATCGTGGCCATCGACGGCTGCCAGATGCACTGCGCCAGCCACTGCCTGACCAGGGCCGGCGTTATCCCCACCGAGCATGTGAGGCTCTACGAGCGCGGCCTGCGCAAGCGCCGCGGGCACTTCTATGACGAGGCCACCGTCGCCGAGGTGGCAAGCGACGTGGGCGAGCTGATCGCCCGGCTGCCCATGGACGCCGAGTCCCGAGTGGCGGAGCAGACGACATGA
- a CDS encoding L-carnitine dehydrogenase — protein MSRQLSVIGTGVIGNGWIARALARGWDVVAFDPAPEAPARTRAFVDNAWASLTRQGLAEGASPARLTFVDSLEAAVAGADLIQENVPERLDLKREILAALDAAAAPEVLIGSSTSGFKPSDLQRDCAKAPGRVIVAHPFNPVYLLPLVELVGGEATEPAEVERAAALYRELEMRPLAVRREIEGHIADRLMEALWREALHLVNDGVATTEEVDAAVVYGCGLRWSLMGTFLTFHLAGGEAGMRHMLEQFGPALKLPWTKIEAPELTEELIDRVVDGCEHQAAGRSVSELDRRRDDFLVELLDLVQKYWPEAEGLEGRI, from the coding sequence ATGAGCCGTCAGCTCTCCGTGATCGGTACCGGGGTGATCGGCAACGGCTGGATCGCCAGGGCCCTGGCCCGGGGCTGGGACGTGGTGGCCTTCGACCCGGCTCCGGAGGCCCCGGCACGCACCCGCGCCTTCGTCGACAACGCCTGGGCCTCGCTGACGCGTCAGGGTCTGGCCGAGGGGGCCAGCCCCGCCCGGCTCACCTTCGTGGATAGCCTGGAGGCGGCCGTGGCCGGCGCCGATCTCATCCAGGAGAACGTGCCGGAGCGCCTGGATCTCAAGCGCGAGATCCTCGCCGCCCTGGACGCCGCCGCGGCGCCGGAGGTGCTGATCGGCTCCTCGACGTCCGGCTTCAAGCCCAGCGACCTGCAGCGGGACTGCGCCAAGGCGCCGGGGCGGGTGATCGTCGCCCACCCCTTCAACCCGGTCTACCTGCTGCCGCTGGTGGAGCTGGTCGGCGGCGAGGCCACCGAGCCCGCCGAGGTCGAGCGCGCCGCGGCGCTCTACCGAGAGCTCGAGATGCGTCCCCTGGCGGTGCGCCGCGAGATCGAGGGGCATATCGCCGACCGGCTGATGGAGGCGCTGTGGCGCGAGGCCCTGCACCTGGTCAACGACGGCGTGGCGACCACCGAGGAGGTGGACGCCGCCGTGGTCTACGGCTGCGGCCTGCGCTGGTCGCTGATGGGCACCTTCCTCACCTTCCACCTCGCCGGCGGCGAGGCGGGCATGCGCCATATGCTCGAGCAGTTCGGCCCCGCCCTGAAGCTCCCCTGGACCAAGATCGAGGCCCCCGAGCTCACCGAGGAGCTGATCGACCGGGTGGTTGATGGGTGCGAGCATCAGGCCGCCGGCCGGTCCGTCAGCGAACTCGACCGCCGCCGGGACGACTTCCTGGTGGAGCTGCTCGACCTGGTCCAGAAGTACTGGCCCGAGGCCGAGGGCCTGGAGGGGCGCATCTGA
- a CDS encoding GlxA family transcriptional regulator produces the protein MRLDYTGPLPEPVGFLLLPRFSMMAFFSAVEPLRIANRISGRPLFDWTLFGLDGQPVTASNGMTLMVDQPAGDVHALPSLAVCSGFAPEAHLSRPLMAWLHRLDQAGCALGGLDTGCFLLAAAGLLEGERVTLHWESLPAFRERFPAVETSDELFELGPRRFSCAGGAAAMDMALEVIARRHGTRLAVDVSEQLIHDRLRNRSDQQRMTLARRLGTHNRRLVQAVALMERHLEAPLSLAEIARRCGITPRQLQRLFADTLSSTPQGWYLGLRLGRDYYLLTETDLDVLAVSLACGFASASSFSRAFKERYGQPPREIRRRAGSG, from the coding sequence GTGCGACTGGACTACACAGGGCCTCTGCCCGAACCGGTGGGCTTCCTGCTGCTGCCGCGCTTCTCGATGATGGCCTTCTTCTCGGCCGTTGAGCCGCTGCGCATCGCCAACCGTATCAGCGGTCGGCCGCTGTTCGACTGGACCCTGTTCGGTCTGGATGGGCAGCCGGTCACCGCCAGCAACGGCATGACCCTGATGGTCGACCAGCCGGCGGGCGATGTCCACGCCCTACCGTCCCTGGCGGTGTGCAGCGGCTTCGCGCCCGAGGCGCACCTGAGCCGGCCGCTGATGGCCTGGTTACACCGCCTGGACCAGGCCGGCTGCGCCCTGGGTGGGCTCGACACCGGTTGCTTCCTGCTCGCCGCCGCGGGGCTGCTCGAGGGCGAGCGGGTCACCCTGCACTGGGAGAGCCTGCCGGCGTTCCGCGAGCGTTTTCCTGCCGTCGAGACCTCCGACGAGCTGTTCGAGCTGGGGCCGCGGCGTTTCTCCTGTGCCGGTGGCGCCGCCGCCATGGACATGGCCCTGGAGGTGATTGCCCGGCGCCACGGCACCCGCCTGGCGGTGGATGTCTCCGAACAGCTGATCCATGACCGGCTGCGCAACCGCAGCGACCAGCAGCGCATGACCCTGGCGCGCCGCCTGGGTACCCATAATCGCCGCCTGGTGCAGGCGGTAGCGCTGATGGAGCGCCATCTCGAGGCGCCGCTGTCCCTTGCCGAGATTGCCCGGCGCTGCGGGATCACCCCGCGCCAGCTGCAGCGGCTCTTTGCCGACACCCTTTCCAGTACGCCCCAGGGCTGGTACCTCGGCCTGCGCCTGGGGCGCGACTACTACCTGTTGACCGAGACCGACCTCGACGTGTTGGCGGTGAGCCTGGCCTGCGGCTTCGCCTCCGCTTCCAGCTTCTCCCGCGCCTTCAAGGAGCGCTACGGCCAGCCGCCGCGCGAGATACGGCGGCGGGCCGGTAGCGGCTAG
- a CDS encoding BCCT family transporter: protein MVTELAQGGVFQGMHKGMTLTSGGLVLLFVLFTGLGSETAGSLFGTARTWIETTFSGYYLVTVMLLLAVCAFIVFSRYGSVRLGPDDSRPEFSNFAWLAMLLSAGIGIGILFFGVAEPVFYLDDTGAFGYPNNPHADMAGATAIGHERAIDALRVTLFHWGLHGWAIYVIVGMSLAYFAYRKGLPLALRSALYPFVGDRIFGPLGHLFDILGVLGCVFGVATSLGLGVSQMAVGLERLVGVGSGLSTQLLLIAGISAISIFSAVTGVRRGIRVISEMNVWVSLAVVGIFLVGGPTLWLIMAFGETLLDYAINFIPMGLWHADEPGTAEWQQGWTIFYWGWWLAWAPFVGLFIARISKGRTLREFVLGVLLVPTLIIFVWLIIFGGNAMYQELHAAGGPGSAGIIELVNAWQLPAALFATADGIVGTGAFGWLLSAMMVFLLMSWFVTSSDSGTLVLTTILSLGDEEPPARFRVFWGVVIGLVAAVLLVAGGLTALQTALIAAALPLSVVILVMTAGVLLSLFRESLDARRRRRLNER from the coding sequence ATGGTGACCGAGCTCGCTCAGGGCGGCGTCTTTCAGGGCATGCACAAGGGCATGACGCTGACCAGCGGCGGCCTGGTGCTACTCTTCGTACTCTTCACCGGGCTCGGCTCGGAGACGGCCGGCAGCCTGTTCGGCACGGCACGCACCTGGATCGAGACCACCTTCAGCGGCTACTACCTGGTCACGGTGATGCTGCTGCTGGCGGTCTGCGCCTTCATCGTCTTCAGCCGCTACGGCAGCGTGCGCCTCGGACCCGACGACAGCCGCCCCGAATTCAGCAACTTCGCCTGGCTGGCCATGCTGCTCTCGGCGGGTATCGGCATCGGCATTCTCTTCTTCGGCGTCGCCGAGCCGGTCTTCTACCTGGATGACACCGGCGCCTTCGGCTACCCCAACAACCCCCATGCCGACATGGCCGGCGCCACCGCCATCGGCCACGAGCGGGCCATCGATGCGCTGCGCGTCACGCTCTTCCACTGGGGGCTGCACGGCTGGGCGATCTACGTGATCGTCGGCATGTCGCTGGCCTACTTCGCCTACCGCAAGGGGCTGCCCCTGGCGCTGCGCTCGGCGCTCTACCCCTTCGTGGGCGATCGCATCTTCGGCCCCCTCGGCCACCTCTTCGATATCCTCGGCGTGCTCGGCTGCGTCTTCGGCGTGGCCACCTCCCTGGGCCTGGGCGTCAGCCAGATGGCGGTGGGCCTGGAGCGCCTGGTGGGCGTCGGCTCGGGCCTCTCGACCCAGCTGCTGCTGATCGCCGGGATCTCGGCTATCTCCATCTTCTCGGCGGTCACCGGCGTGCGCCGGGGCATTCGCGTGATCTCGGAGATGAACGTCTGGGTCTCGCTGGCCGTGGTAGGCATCTTCCTGGTCGGCGGCCCCACCCTGTGGCTGATCATGGCCTTCGGCGAGACCCTGCTCGACTACGCCATCAACTTCATCCCCATGGGGCTGTGGCACGCCGACGAGCCGGGCACCGCCGAGTGGCAGCAGGGCTGGACCATCTTCTACTGGGGCTGGTGGCTCGCCTGGGCGCCCTTCGTGGGGCTCTTCATCGCGCGCATCTCCAAGGGGCGCACCCTGCGTGAATTCGTGCTGGGGGTGCTGCTGGTTCCCACCCTGATCATCTTCGTCTGGCTGATCATCTTCGGCGGCAACGCCATGTATCAGGAGCTCCACGCCGCGGGCGGCCCGGGCAGCGCCGGCATCATCGAACTGGTCAACGCCTGGCAGCTGCCGGCGGCGCTGTTCGCCACCGCCGACGGCATCGTCGGCACCGGCGCCTTCGGCTGGCTGCTCTCGGCGATGATGGTGTTCCTGTTGATGAGCTGGTTCGTCACCTCCTCGGACTCCGGCACCCTGGTGCTGACCACCATCCTGTCGCTGGGCGACGAGGAGCCGCCGGCGCGCTTCCGGGTCTTCTGGGGCGTGGTGATCGGCCTGGTCGCCGCGGTGCTGCTGGTGGCCGGCGGCCTCACCGCCCTGCAGACGGCGCTGATCGCCGCCGCCCTGCCGCTGAGCGTGGTGATCCTGGTGATGACCGCCGGCGTGCTGCTCTCGCTGTTCCGCGAGAGCCTCGACGCCAGACGGCGGCGCCGCCTGAACGAGCGGTAG
- a CDS encoding thioesterase family protein, whose product MEILNTRVAPEWVDYNGHMNDAEYARVFSLAVEALMEHIGLDAEGRARHGYTLYTLETHLCYRREAHEGEPLSVALTLLDRDAKRLHVFFALNDAEGNLLATSEQMLMGMNQESGRPDAFPAPVAEAITALPQAETGAWPELAGRTIAIRR is encoded by the coding sequence ATGGAGATCCTCAACACCCGCGTCGCCCCGGAGTGGGTCGACTACAACGGCCACATGAATGACGCCGAGTACGCCCGGGTCTTCTCACTGGCGGTAGAGGCGCTGATGGAGCATATCGGCCTCGATGCCGAGGGGCGTGCCCGTCACGGCTATACGCTCTACACCCTGGAGACCCACCTCTGCTACCGCCGCGAGGCCCACGAGGGGGAGCCGCTGAGCGTGGCGCTGACCCTGCTGGACCGCGACGCCAAGCGGCTGCACGTCTTCTTCGCGCTCAACGACGCTGAGGGCAACCTGCTGGCCACCAGCGAGCAGATGCTGATGGGCATGAACCAGGAGAGCGGCCGGCCCGACGCCTTCCCGGCGCCGGTGGCCGAGGCGATCACCGCCCTGCCCCAGGCCGAGACGGGCGCCTGGCCGGAGCTCGCCGGGCGCACCATCGCCATTCGGCGCTGA
- the narI gene encoding respiratory nitrate reductase subunit gamma: protein MSAFGTYLDHLIYGYYPYLVGTVFLVGSLLRYDHGQFTWKTGSSQMLSSKNMRLASNLFHIGIIVIFFGHLFGMLTPHWVYSPFLHAGTKQLLAIVVGGIAGAMCLVGGAMLLHRRITNPRVRASSSTMDTAILGLIVFQAFLGMITIIFSLGHMDGEMMVTLSSWAQAIVFFGGGAAAYMENVSWIYKLHIFLGLTIILLFPFSRLVHVWSIPLGYITRRYQLVRKRG, encoded by the coding sequence ATGTCCGCATTCGGCACCTATCTCGACCACCTGATCTACGGCTACTACCCGTACCTGGTGGGCACCGTGTTCCTGGTCGGCAGCCTGCTGCGCTATGACCACGGGCAGTTCACCTGGAAGACCGGCTCCAGCCAGATGCTCTCGTCGAAGAACATGCGCCTGGCCAGCAACCTCTTCCATATCGGCATCATCGTGATCTTCTTCGGCCACCTGTTCGGCATGCTGACGCCGCACTGGGTCTACTCGCCCTTCCTGCACGCCGGCACCAAGCAGCTGCTGGCCATCGTGGTGGGCGGTATCGCCGGGGCCATGTGCCTGGTGGGCGGCGCCATGCTGCTGCATCGCCGCATCACCAACCCGCGGGTGCGCGCCTCCTCCAGCACCATGGACACCGCCATCCTCGGGCTGATCGTCTTCCAGGCCTTCCTGGGCATGATCACCATCATCTTCTCGCTGGGCCACATGGACGGCGAGATGATGGTCACCCTCTCCAGCTGGGCCCAGGCCATCGTCTTCTTCGGCGGCGGCGCGGCGGCCTACATGGAGAACGTCTCCTGGATCTACAAGCTGCACATCTTCCTGGGGCTGACCATCATCCTGCTCTTCCCCTTCTCGCGCCTGGTGCACGTGTGGAGCATTCCGCTCGGTTATATCACTCGTCGCTACCAGCTCGTGCGCAAGCGGGGCTAA
- a CDS encoding molybdopterin molybdotransferase MoeA, whose product MSGCGCAEVITPGLLDLFDARARMIKAARPIDGSERVSLAEAARRVLAEDVLATLDMPGVDNSAMDGYALRLAEHSPEGLPVTLRVPAGAGVMHLPAGGCARIFTGAPVPLGADAVVPQERVTLDAEGRMHVEGELGEGANIRRRGEETRAGELLLPAGARLDAAAIALLASHGVGEVAVVRRLKVALLSTGDELIEPGALRVPGQVYDSNRAMLAALLAQAGCELLDFGVIPDAPLDLHHAFAEARDTADLVMCTGGVSVGEEDHVRPVIEQLGGIAFHGVAMKPGKPFALGYLGESLQAGTPLIALPGNPVASLVGWQLLALPFVQVRQGREAAPLQRFPVTAGFSRRGPRGRRELLRVVLDWVAGTPVARLAGGQGSHMLSAASQAHGYLVIDANNNVENGHAYEYCPAAQFLD is encoded by the coding sequence ATGAGCGGCTGCGGCTGCGCCGAAGTCATCACCCCGGGCCTGCTCGATCTCTTCGACGCCCGGGCGCGGATGATCAAGGCGGCCCGCCCCATCGACGGCAGCGAGCGGGTATCCCTCGCCGAGGCCGCCCGCCGGGTGCTGGCCGAGGATGTCCTCGCGACCCTGGACATGCCGGGGGTCGATAACAGCGCCATGGACGGCTATGCGCTGCGCCTGGCCGAGCACTCCCCCGAGGGCCTGCCGGTGACGCTGCGCGTGCCCGCCGGGGCCGGCGTGATGCACCTGCCGGCGGGTGGCTGCGCGCGGATCTTCACCGGTGCGCCGGTGCCACTGGGCGCCGATGCCGTGGTGCCTCAGGAGCGCGTGACCCTGGATGCCGAGGGGCGCATGCACGTCGAGGGCGAGCTCGGCGAGGGGGCCAATATCCGCCGCCGCGGCGAGGAGACCCGTGCGGGCGAGCTGCTGCTGCCGGCCGGTGCCCGGCTCGACGCGGCAGCCATCGCCCTGCTGGCCAGCCATGGCGTCGGCGAGGTGGCGGTGGTGCGCCGGCTCAAGGTCGCGCTGCTCTCCACCGGCGACGAGCTGATCGAGCCCGGTGCCCTTCGGGTGCCCGGCCAGGTCTACGACAGCAACCGCGCCATGCTGGCGGCCCTGCTGGCCCAGGCCGGCTGTGAACTGCTTGATTTCGGCGTCATTCCGGACGCTCCCCTTGACCTGCATCACGCCTTTGCCGAGGCCCGTGATACGGCCGATCTGGTAATGTGTACCGGAGGCGTATCGGTGGGGGAGGAGGACCATGTGCGACCGGTCATCGAGCAGCTGGGCGGGATCGCCTTTCACGGCGTGGCCATGAAGCCCGGCAAGCCCTTCGCCCTCGGCTACCTGGGCGAGTCGCTCCAGGCCGGCACGCCGCTGATTGCCTTGCCGGGCAATCCGGTGGCCTCGCTGGTGGGCTGGCAGCTGCTGGCACTGCCCTTCGTGCAGGTCCGCCAGGGCCGTGAGGCGGCGCCGCTGCAGCGCTTCCCGGTGACTGCCGGCTTCTCCCGACGCGGCCCCAGGGGGCGTCGAGAGCTGCTGCGCGTGGTGCTCGACTGGGTGGCGGGGACGCCGGTGGCGCGCCTGGCCGGCGGCCAGGGGTCGCACATGCTCAGCGCGGCAAGCCAGGCCCATGGCTACCTGGTGATCGACGCCAACAACAACGTGGAGAACGGCCATGCCTACGAATACTGTCCCGCCGCCCAGTTCCTCGACTGA
- the narJ gene encoding nitrate reductase molybdenum cofactor assembly chaperone has product MADAALKMAAPAVGMRSLRVLARLLDYPTEELQAAAGELIEIIDQERRLPAALRTALMDWCQRIADGDLLELQSEYVARFDKGRATSLLLFEHVHGESRDRGQAMVDLMAEYQAAGFELDARELPDYLPIFLEYLSTREEAEIGRWLGEIRHILGLITARLEERGADHALVPRALLALIGAEAEADAHREEVQGESRDDTPEALDAVWEEEAVRFSAESDQDCALQSAEGRRLAERKQGVQSEAVRILSPEAMPPVTGR; this is encoded by the coding sequence ATGGCTGATGCTGCCCTGAAGATGGCCGCGCCGGCGGTTGGCATGCGCAGCCTGCGCGTGCTGGCCCGCCTGCTCGACTATCCCACCGAGGAGCTCCAGGCCGCGGCCGGCGAGCTCATCGAGATCATCGACCAGGAGCGCCGCCTGCCGGCGGCGCTGCGCACCGCCCTGATGGACTGGTGCCAGCGCATTGCCGACGGCGACCTGCTCGAGCTGCAGTCCGAGTACGTGGCCCGCTTCGACAAGGGACGTGCCACCTCGCTGCTGCTCTTCGAGCATGTCCACGGCGAGTCCCGCGACCGCGGCCAGGCCATGGTCGACCTGATGGCGGAGTATCAGGCCGCCGGCTTCGAGCTGGATGCCCGGGAGCTGCCCGACTACCTGCCGATCTTCCTGGAGTACCTCTCCACCCGGGAGGAGGCCGAGATCGGCCGCTGGCTGGGCGAGATCCGCCACATCCTCGGCCTGATCACCGCGCGCCTCGAGGAGCGCGGTGCCGATCATGCCCTGGTGCCGCGCGCGCTGCTGGCGCTGATCGGCGCCGAAGCCGAGGCCGACGCCCACCGCGAGGAGGTCCAGGGCGAGTCCCGCGATGACACCCCCGAGGCGCTGGATGCGGTCTGGGAAGAGGAGGCGGTGCGTTTCTCCGCCGAGTCCGACCAGGACTGCGCCCTGCAGTCCGCCGAGGGCCGACGCCTGGCCGAGCGCAAGCAGGGCGTGCAGAGCGAGGCCGTTCGCATTCTCTCACCCGAGGCGATGCCTCCGGTGACGGGTCGTTAA
- a CDS encoding 3-keto-5-aminohexanoate cleavage protein produces the protein MNRNVILTCAVTGAGDTTAKSPHVPVTPKQIADDCIAAARAGASVAHIHVRDPETGGISHSVEHFREVMQRVREADVDIVMNITAGGGGDWIPDAEDPTRGGPGTDIQTPAERHAPVGELLPELCTLDCGSLNFGDMVYVNPADWLREHARLVQAAGVKPELECFDLGHVWFARQLQQEGLIDGAPLYQLCLGIPWGAEADTETLLAMRNKLPASAHWATFGIGRHQMPMAAQAVLLGGHARVGLEDNLYLKKGTLATNAQLVEHAATLIENLGARVMTPAETRAHLGLRDPQSGQPVAKRAGGEA, from the coding sequence ATGAACCGCAATGTTATCCTCACCTGCGCCGTCACCGGCGCCGGCGACACCACTGCCAAGAGCCCCCACGTGCCGGTCACCCCCAAGCAGATCGCCGACGACTGCATCGCGGCCGCCAGGGCGGGCGCCAGCGTGGCACATATCCACGTGCGCGACCCCGAGACCGGTGGCATCAGCCACTCCGTCGAGCACTTCCGCGAGGTGATGCAGCGGGTGCGCGAGGCGGACGTCGACATCGTGATGAACATCACCGCCGGCGGCGGCGGCGACTGGATCCCCGACGCCGAGGACCCCACCCGTGGCGGTCCCGGCACCGATATCCAGACCCCGGCCGAGCGCCACGCGCCGGTGGGTGAGCTCTTGCCCGAGCTCTGCACCCTGGACTGCGGCAGCCTCAACTTCGGCGACATGGTCTACGTGAACCCCGCCGACTGGCTGCGCGAGCACGCCCGCCTGGTGCAGGCCGCCGGCGTCAAGCCGGAGCTGGAGTGCTTCGATCTGGGCCACGTCTGGTTCGCCCGCCAGCTGCAGCAGGAGGGGCTGATCGACGGCGCCCCCCTCTACCAGCTCTGCCTGGGCATCCCCTGGGGCGCCGAGGCGGACACCGAGACCCTGCTGGCCATGCGCAACAAGCTCCCGGCAAGCGCCCACTGGGCCACCTTCGGCATCGGCCGCCACCAGATGCCCATGGCCGCCCAGGCGGTGCTGCTGGGCGGCCACGCCCGGGTCGGCCTGGAGGACAACCTCTATCTGAAGAAGGGCACCCTGGCCACCAATGCCCAGCTGGTGGAGCACGCCGCCACCCTGATCGAGAACCTCGGCGCCCGGGTCATGACCCCCGCCGAGACCCGCGCCCACCTGGGGCTGCGCGACCCGCAGAGCGGCCAGCCGGTAGCGAAGCGCGCAGGAGGTGAGGCATGA
- a CDS encoding Crp/Fnr family transcriptional regulator, protein MPTNTVPPPSSSTELLFNPRQLRELVLGVPWLAGLEEAELEALLEASELRTLKPREWLFRQETPAQWLHVVISGTVRLVRAAGDGRMATIRCVERGGTLGELSMVSSAGVYLYSSEALRRTNVLSIPAALCREILDRQPACRAEFMSRLALELTDRLEDLALLTQGDAMSRLVSYVLRQLPSGRSRTPRVIRLTIPKRWLAAQLAMTPETLSRLLAKLRDSGAINIDRQRLTVLDEQKLRDFMMTDD, encoded by the coding sequence ATGCCTACGAATACTGTCCCGCCGCCCAGTTCCTCGACTGAGCTGCTGTTCAACCCGCGCCAGCTGCGCGAGCTGGTGCTGGGGGTGCCCTGGCTCGCCGGCCTGGAGGAGGCCGAGCTCGAGGCGCTGCTCGAGGCATCCGAGCTGCGCACCCTCAAGCCCCGCGAGTGGCTGTTCCGCCAGGAGACCCCGGCCCAGTGGCTGCACGTGGTGATCAGCGGCACCGTGCGCCTGGTGCGTGCCGCCGGTGACGGCCGCATGGCCACCATCCGCTGCGTGGAGCGCGGCGGCACCCTCGGCGAGCTGAGCATGGTCTCCAGCGCCGGCGTCTATCTCTACTCCTCCGAGGCGCTGCGGCGGACCAACGTGTTGTCGATCCCGGCGGCGCTCTGCCGCGAGATCCTGGATCGTCAGCCGGCCTGCCGGGCCGAGTTCATGAGCCGCCTGGCCCTGGAGCTCACCGACCGCCTCGAGGATCTGGCGCTGCTGACCCAGGGCGATGCCATGTCGCGGCTGGTCAGCTACGTGCTGCGCCAGCTGCCCTCGGGACGCTCGAGAACGCCCCGGGTGATCAGGCTGACCATCCCCAAGCGCTGGCTGGCGGCCCAGCTCGCCATGACGCCCGAGACCCTGTCGCGGCTGCTGGCCAAGCTGCGCGACAGCGGCGCCATCAATATCGACCGTCAGCGGCTCACCGTACTGGATGAGCAGAAGCTGCGCGACTTCATGATGACCGACGACTGA
- the moaB gene encoding molybdenum cofactor biosynthesis protein B: protein MAHVHANTPFAPLGIAVLTVSDTRGFDEDGSGDLLSERVTEAGHALVERRIVPDDIYRIRAVVSKWVVRDDIQVVLVTGGTGFTPRDRTPEALSPLFDKAIDGYGELFRQLSLASIGTSTIQSRAVGGLIDRTLVFAMPGSPKACATAWDGILVEQLDARTRPCNFVAMVLPQAERCASRQAPRPAAEGEAPRQAVES, encoded by the coding sequence ATGGCCCATGTCCACGCCAACACCCCCTTCGCCCCGCTGGGTATCGCCGTGCTGACCGTCTCCGACACCCGCGGGTTCGACGAGGATGGCAGCGGCGATCTGCTCAGCGAGCGCGTCACCGAGGCCGGGCACGCCCTGGTGGAGCGGCGTATCGTGCCCGACGACATCTACCGCATCCGCGCGGTGGTCTCGAAGTGGGTGGTGCGTGACGACATCCAGGTGGTGCTGGTCACCGGTGGCACCGGCTTTACCCCGCGCGACCGGACCCCCGAGGCGCTTTCGCCGCTGTTCGACAAGGCCATCGACGGCTATGGCGAGCTGTTCCGCCAGCTGTCGCTTGCGAGCATCGGCACCTCCACCATCCAGTCCCGCGCGGTGGGCGGGCTGATCGACCGCACCCTGGTGTTCGCCATGCCCGGCTCGCCCAAGGCCTGCGCCACCGCCTGGGATGGCATCCTGGTTGAGCAGCTCGATGCCCGCACCCGGCCCTGCAACTTCGTGGCCATGGTGCTGCCGCAGGCCGAGCGCTGCGCCAGCCGGCAGGCGCCCAGGCCGGCGGCCGAGGGCGAGGCGCCCCGTCAGGCGGTGGAATCATGA